The following proteins are encoded in a genomic region of Streptomyces sp. NBC_01723:
- a CDS encoding bifunctional 3,4-dihydroxy-2-butanone-4-phosphate synthase/GTP cyclohydrolase II, giving the protein MSTRPSPTAALNEALRAAPLGPPLLYSPDGIDDLSLDPVERAIADIAAGRPVVVVDDESRENEGDLVIAAEKATEEIVAFMMSECRGLICAPMEGDELDRLRLPQMVDDNTESMKTAFTVSVDATAAHGVSTGISASDRATTLQLLASGTAEPTDLVRPGHIFPLRARSGGVLVRDGHTEAAVDLARLAGLRPAGAIVEIAGEDGRMLRLPELIPFARKHGLTIISIEDLIAYRRSAEPTVRREAEVHLPTRHGEFTAYGYRSTVDGVEHVALVHGDVGDGTDVLVRIHSECLTGDVFGSQRCDCGPQLDASLDRIQAEGRGVVVYLRGHEGRGIGLMSKLRAYELQERGRDTLDANLELGLPADARDYGAGAQILQDLGVRSVRLMTNNPDKSDALVRHGIDVTGREPMPVQAGEHNLRYLRTKRDRMGHDLPWLDTKPVSTCGNQ; this is encoded by the coding sequence CCCTGAACGAGGCGCTTCGCGCCGCACCTCTTGGCCCGCCCCTCCTCTACAGCCCCGACGGCATCGACGACCTCTCGCTCGACCCGGTCGAGCGGGCCATCGCCGACATCGCCGCCGGACGCCCGGTCGTCGTCGTCGACGACGAGAGCCGCGAGAACGAGGGCGACCTCGTCATCGCCGCCGAGAAGGCGACCGAGGAGATCGTCGCCTTCATGATGAGCGAGTGCCGCGGCCTGATCTGCGCCCCCATGGAGGGCGACGAACTGGACCGGCTCCGGCTCCCGCAGATGGTCGACGACAACACCGAGTCGATGAAGACCGCCTTCACCGTCTCCGTCGACGCCACCGCCGCCCACGGCGTGAGCACCGGCATCTCGGCCTCCGACCGCGCCACCACCCTCCAGCTCCTCGCGAGCGGCACCGCCGAACCCACCGACCTGGTCCGCCCCGGCCACATCTTCCCGCTGCGCGCCCGCTCCGGCGGCGTCCTCGTCCGCGACGGCCACACCGAGGCCGCCGTCGACCTGGCCCGCCTCGCGGGGCTGCGCCCGGCCGGCGCCATCGTCGAGATCGCCGGCGAGGACGGGCGGATGCTGCGGCTGCCCGAGCTGATCCCGTTCGCCCGCAAGCACGGCCTGACGATCATCTCCATCGAGGACCTCATCGCCTACCGCCGCAGCGCGGAACCGACCGTCCGCCGCGAGGCCGAGGTCCACCTCCCCACCCGGCACGGCGAGTTCACCGCGTACGGCTACCGCTCCACCGTCGACGGCGTCGAGCACGTCGCCCTCGTGCACGGCGACGTAGGCGACGGCACCGACGTCCTGGTCCGCATCCACTCCGAGTGCCTCACCGGCGACGTCTTCGGCTCCCAGCGCTGCGACTGCGGTCCCCAGCTCGACGCCTCCCTGGACCGCATCCAGGCCGAGGGGCGGGGCGTGGTCGTCTACCTGCGCGGCCACGAGGGGCGCGGCATCGGCCTGATGTCCAAGCTGCGCGCCTACGAACTCCAGGAGCGCGGCCGGGACACCCTCGACGCCAACCTGGAACTGGGCCTGCCCGCCGACGCCCGCGACTACGGCGCCGGCGCCCAGATCCTCCAGGACCTCGGCGTACGCTCCGTCCGCCTGATGACCAACAACCCGGACAAGAGCGACGCCCTCGTCCGGCACGGCATCGACGTCACCGGCCGCGAGCCGATGCCCGTCCAGGCCGGCGAGCACAACCTCCGATACCTGCGCACCAAGCGGGACCGGATGGGACACGACCTGCCCTGGCTGGACACGAAGCCCGTGTCCACCTGCGGCAACCAGTAA